A portion of the Staphylococcus felis genome contains these proteins:
- a CDS encoding UvrB/UvrC motif-containing protein gives MYSDKQKLDQRNLNEEKRPHVGLFHESMNNHAEENWHEGDDVEGTFVIKQILQHLAAKHGINVDQVVYREEKRCPTCQMTLKDIAHVGKFGCHDCYQTFKDDVYDIVRRVQGGHTEHSGKCPKSSQQKRALKKQIDEKRARLDVLVSQQEFEQAAVVRDEIKALEQQSEELKRDV, from the coding sequence ATGTATAGCGATAAGCAAAAACTTGACCAACGTAATCTCAATGAAGAAAAACGACCACATGTCGGTTTGTTTCACGAGTCTATGAATAATCACGCTGAAGAAAATTGGCATGAAGGTGATGATGTAGAGGGCACATTTGTCATTAAACAAATCCTTCAACATCTTGCAGCAAAGCATGGTATTAATGTTGATCAAGTTGTATATCGCGAAGAAAAACGCTGTCCAACTTGTCAAATGACATTAAAAGATATTGCGCATGTTGGCAAATTCGGATGTCATGATTGTTATCAAACATTTAAAGATGATGTGTACGATATCGTTAGGCGTGTTCAAGGTGGACATACGGAGCATTCAGGTAAATGCCCTAAATCGTCACAGCAAAAGCGAGCATTAAAAAAGCAAATCGATGAAAAGCGAGCACGACTCGATGTACTTGTGTCTCAGCAAGAATTTGAACAAGCAGCTGTTGTTCGTGACGAAATCAAAGCGCTAGAACAACAGAGTGAGGAGTTGAAACGTGATGTCTGA
- a CDS encoding FUSC family protein — protein sequence MKEYIKNLAYVNTSKIDINRGIRQGVLMLIPLMYGLISNHFATALLATIGTFAHIYVFKGTFTSRMRAVTFATLGLMFAMMLGTLTMWSPLLFGIFLLIVAVIPYYVFNTLNIPGPSSTFFIIAFSLASVMPEQPEAFLYRGFIVGLGGLLGIVLVYIEFQIKGEAPEIEAVHEDFVHIQRLVRQFNHQSEFNDLTKSAVKVLINSSEILNTTGSALQKKSCDYQRLTLLHYVAEGIYSELLELNAKGHRPMPKVIVEMMDYMTERILHSHTVQKKWDKPVDVSEDFKSLVALIFKLDEILEAPIDQVRKKVSIRSPRYTQRLLYHLTPLSMNFISTLKYAVILGSAILIALLFDFERAYWIPLSAHTVLIGGTTVASIERGGARWIGTLIGVGIATLILSFNPNLLIIVLVMGLSGAITEVMIGANYALAMIAITVQVILLSGLAQGSLSIMIAIPRLLDTTIGILIAVIGVMIIGRQLASKNLPETMGEVARIESQIFHFVFSDNAYDRDTFQTRDKLRLKLSVENMNMMYRHAYGELTSNPKRTQYFYPAMFLLEQINFQLTQLLYDPRRYYLDTHTMGQYLIAFENIAKHFDRGKHHQTIIELPALPYYAQIRRSLMQLQEIELYDYQNERNPNLYKY from the coding sequence GTGAAAGAATATATTAAAAATTTAGCTTATGTCAATACTTCTAAGATTGATATTAATCGAGGGATCAGACAAGGTGTATTAATGCTTATCCCTTTAATGTATGGTTTGATTTCCAATCATTTTGCAACAGCTTTGTTAGCGACAATTGGTACATTTGCGCATATTTATGTGTTTAAAGGAACATTCACATCGCGTATGCGTGCTGTGACTTTTGCTACATTAGGTCTTATGTTTGCCATGATGTTAGGTACACTTACCATGTGGTCGCCTTTATTATTTGGCATTTTTTTATTGATTGTTGCAGTTATCCCTTATTATGTTTTTAATACTTTAAATATTCCTGGGCCATCGTCTACTTTTTTTATCATTGCTTTTAGCTTGGCAAGTGTCATGCCAGAACAGCCAGAAGCGTTTTTGTATCGAGGGTTCATTGTAGGATTAGGAGGATTACTAGGGATTGTATTAGTTTATATTGAATTTCAAATTAAAGGTGAAGCGCCTGAAATTGAAGCTGTTCATGAAGATTTTGTACATATTCAAAGGTTAGTACGTCAATTTAATCATCAATCGGAGTTTAATGATTTAACTAAGTCTGCTGTTAAAGTTCTGATTAACTCGTCTGAAATCTTAAATACAACGGGATCAGCACTTCAAAAAAAATCGTGCGATTATCAGCGTTTAACCTTGCTACATTATGTTGCTGAAGGTATCTACTCGGAGCTACTTGAGCTGAATGCGAAAGGTCACCGTCCAATGCCAAAAGTGATTGTAGAGATGATGGATTATATGACTGAACGCATACTTCATTCTCACACTGTTCAAAAGAAATGGGACAAACCTGTAGATGTTTCTGAAGATTTTAAGAGCTTAGTAGCACTTATATTCAAGTTAGATGAAATTTTAGAAGCACCTATAGATCAAGTGCGTAAAAAAGTGAGCATTCGTTCCCCTCGCTACACACAGCGATTGCTTTATCATTTAACACCGTTATCTATGAATTTTATATCAACACTAAAATATGCGGTTATTTTAGGAAGTGCTATTTTGATCGCGCTATTGTTTGATTTTGAGCGTGCTTATTGGATTCCATTAAGTGCGCATACAGTTTTAATAGGTGGAACAACCGTAGCGAGTATTGAACGTGGAGGCGCACGTTGGATTGGCACACTTATAGGTGTTGGTATAGCCACGTTGATTTTAAGTTTTAATCCCAATTTATTAATCATTGTCTTGGTGATGGGCCTAAGTGGTGCGATTACAGAAGTAATGATAGGGGCAAATTATGCTTTAGCTATGATTGCAATTACTGTTCAGGTCATACTATTAAGTGGCTTAGCACAAGGCAGTTTATCCATTATGATAGCTATACCTAGATTATTAGATACGACTATTGGTATATTAATTGCTGTGATAGGTGTCATGATTATCGGGCGTCAATTAGCCTCTAAAAATCTTCCTGAGACGATGGGTGAGGTAGCTAGAATAGAATCTCAAATATTTCATTTTGTCTTTTCAGATAATGCATATGACCGTGATACTTTTCAAACGCGTGATAAGTTACGTTTAAAATTAAGCGTTGAAAATATGAATATGATGTACCGACATGCATATGGAGAATTAACCTCTAATCCTAAGCGGACACAGTACTTTTATCCAGCAATGTTTTTACTTGAGCAAATTAACTTTCAATTGACGCAATTGTTGTATGATCCGCGAAGATATTATCTAGATACGCATACGATGGGTCAGTATTTAATTGCTTTTGAAAATATTGCAAAACATTTTGATCGAGGAAAGCATCATCAAACCATTATTGAATTACCGGCGCTACCTTATTATGCACAAATTAGACGTTCTTTAATGCAATTACAGGAAATTGAATTATATGATTATCAAAATGAACGTAATCCTAATTTATATAAATATTAA
- a CDS encoding CtsR family transcriptional regulator, giving the protein MHNMSDIIEQYIKQLFEEAKDDVVEIQRANIAQRFDCVPSQLNYVIKTRFTNEHGYEIESKRGGGGYIRITKIETKNHADYIKRLMGLIGTSISQQQAYYIIDGLFENNLITEREAKMISAVIDRETLKMDVAARDIIRANILKRLLPVINYY; this is encoded by the coding sequence ATGCATAATATGTCTGACATCATAGAGCAGTATATTAAGCAACTTTTTGAAGAAGCTAAAGACGATGTTGTAGAAATTCAGCGCGCTAACATTGCCCAGCGTTTTGATTGTGTACCATCTCAGTTGAATTATGTCATCAAAACACGATTTACAAACGAACATGGCTATGAAATTGAAAGTAAACGTGGTGGCGGAGGATATATTCGCATCACTAAAATAGAGACAAAAAATCACGCTGATTATATTAAGCGTTTGATGGGACTGATTGGTACATCGATTTCTCAACAGCAAGCATACTATATTATTGATGGTTTATTTGAAAATAATTTGATTACTGAGCGTGAAGCAAAAATGATTTCTGCTGTAATCGATAGAGAAACATTAAAAATGGATGTAGCAGCAAGGGATATTATACGCGCTAACATTCTTAAAAGACTATTACCGGTCATTAATTATTACTAG
- the dusB gene encoding tRNA dihydrouridine synthase DusB, translated as MWKIGDVEIENRVVLAPMAGVCNSAFRLTVKEFGAGLVCAEMVSDKAILFNNPKTMKMLYIDENERPLSLQIFGGEKETLVEAAEYVDQNTTADIIDINMGCPVSKIIRCEAGARWLLDPNKIYEMVSAVTERVSKPVTCKMRIGWDEDHIYAVENAKAAERAGAAAISLHGRTRVQMYEGKADWDIIRQVKEAVNIPVIGNGDVTSPELAEKMLEETGVDAVMIGREALGNPWMIYRTVHYLETGELIEEPGVDEKIDIALLHLRRLVELKGEKVGVMEMRKHASWYLKGVRGNGKARKALNQSETEAEMIQILTQFRDEILEKNQKVEA; from the coding sequence ATGTGGAAAATTGGAGACGTTGAAATAGAGAATAGAGTTGTTTTAGCACCTATGGCAGGGGTATGCAACTCAGCGTTTAGGCTCACGGTCAAAGAGTTCGGTGCAGGTTTAGTATGTGCAGAAATGGTGAGTGACAAAGCCATTTTATTTAATAACCCTAAAACAATGAAAATGTTGTATATAGATGAAAACGAGCGCCCACTATCGCTACAAATATTCGGTGGAGAAAAAGAAACGCTTGTTGAAGCAGCAGAGTATGTAGATCAGAACACAACTGCTGATATTATTGATATCAATATGGGGTGCCCTGTATCCAAAATTATTCGCTGTGAAGCAGGTGCGCGCTGGTTGCTTGATCCGAATAAAATTTATGAGATGGTATCTGCAGTTACTGAACGTGTAAGTAAGCCTGTGACTTGTAAGATGCGCATCGGTTGGGATGAAGATCATATTTATGCAGTAGAAAATGCGAAAGCAGCAGAACGCGCAGGTGCAGCAGCGATATCTCTACATGGCCGTACGCGTGTTCAGATGTATGAAGGCAAGGCGGATTGGGATATCATACGTCAAGTCAAAGAAGCGGTGAATATTCCGGTTATTGGTAATGGAGATGTCACAAGTCCAGAACTCGCTGAAAAAATGTTAGAAGAAACAGGCGTAGATGCTGTCATGATCGGGCGTGAGGCATTAGGAAATCCTTGGATGATTTATAGAACTGTCCATTACCTAGAAACGGGCGAACTGATAGAAGAACCAGGCGTGGATGAGAAGATAGATATCGCATTATTACATTTACGTCGTCTAGTCGAGTTGAAAGGTGAAAAAGTAGGCGTAATGGAAATGCGCAAACATGCATCATGGTACTTGAAAGGCGTCCGTGGAAACGGTAAAGCGAGAAAAGCGTTAAATCAATCCGAAACAGAAGCGGAAATGATTCAGATTTTAACGCAATTCCGTGATGAAATACTCGAAAAAAATCAAAAAGTAGAAGCTTAA
- the folB gene encoding dihydroneopterin aldolase has translation MTDKIFLEGLEFYAYHGALSAENEIGQIFIVDVEMKVDLQKAGHSDRVEDTVHYGEVYEDIQAIMLDQPVNLLEHLAERIANRINSHYNRVMETKVRITKKNPPIPGYYNGVGVEIVRVKS, from the coding sequence ATGACAGATAAAATATTTTTAGAAGGATTAGAATTTTACGCTTATCATGGTGCATTATCAGCTGAAAATGAAATAGGCCAGATTTTTATTGTTGATGTTGAAATGAAAGTAGATTTACAAAAAGCAGGTCATTCTGATCGTGTTGAAGATACAGTGCACTACGGTGAAGTCTATGAAGATATCCAAGCGATTATGCTAGATCAACCTGTAAATTTATTAGAACATCTGGCTGAACGTATTGCAAATCGTATAAATTCACACTATAATCGTGTAATGGAAACGAAAGTCAGAATTACTAAGAAAAATCCACCGATACCTGGATATTACAACGGTGTTGGTGTTGAAATCGTAAGGGTGAAATCATAA
- a CDS encoding PLP-dependent aminotransferase family protein, which yields MEMLMFNIQKSNHQPIYIQLYEKIKEHIINGTIHEGEKLPSKRQLSHYLSMSQTTIENAYALLIDEGFIFSKPKSGYYVSDIESLPFVLSKPDDSKSVSPLESQQERTPRYRFQLGAIDKSHFPFEQFRKYAKESFEDLQYDLVETGHIQGDYRLRFQINQYLFHSRGVQSTPDQIVIASSTEQLLSIITDILPKRHQFILEDPIYRQVRQLLKRKHITYDFLPVCGDGIDIQNIDALKQNILYITPSHQFPTGATMKLKKRVQLLKWASQDLRRFIIEDDYDSEFRYEGKPIPALQSLDQTGSVIYISTFSKSISPTIRIAYAVLPESLIVRYRQKTNIEGGTVPRHTQYMVSRFMETDQFERHLNRMRKIYRQKRDILLAQLQAHPDLFQISGEQTGMHFVIQIVNGLTESECISRFKQFDIQIRPISDYLFKYHYQQSPAFVLGFGGIPLEQLENHAQQLVRSLQ from the coding sequence ATGGAAATGTTAATGTTTAATATTCAAAAATCAAATCATCAGCCTATATATATTCAGCTATATGAAAAGATTAAAGAGCATATTATCAATGGGACTATTCATGAAGGTGAAAAATTACCATCTAAACGTCAACTTAGTCATTACTTATCAATGAGTCAAACAACAATTGAAAATGCATATGCACTCCTTATAGATGAAGGTTTTATCTTTAGCAAACCTAAATCAGGCTATTATGTGAGTGATATCGAATCCTTACCTTTCGTTTTATCTAAACCCGATGATTCCAAAAGTGTGAGTCCTCTTGAAAGTCAACAAGAGCGTACGCCACGTTATCGTTTTCAATTGGGCGCTATCGATAAAAGCCATTTCCCATTTGAACAATTTCGCAAATATGCTAAAGAGTCCTTTGAAGACTTACAATATGATTTAGTTGAAACTGGACACATTCAAGGCGATTACCGTTTACGTTTTCAAATTAATCAATATCTTTTTCACAGCCGTGGCGTCCAATCAACGCCTGATCAAATCGTTATTGCTTCTTCTACTGAGCAACTTTTATCAATTATTACCGATATTTTACCAAAACGTCATCAATTCATCTTAGAGGACCCTATTTACCGGCAAGTACGTCAATTGCTTAAGCGTAAACACATTACTTATGACTTTTTACCTGTATGTGGAGATGGGATTGATATTCAAAATATAGATGCTTTAAAGCAAAATATACTTTATATCACACCAAGTCATCAATTCCCGACAGGTGCCACAATGAAATTAAAAAAGCGTGTTCAACTTTTAAAGTGGGCAAGTCAAGATTTACGTCGCTTTATTATTGAAGACGACTATGATTCTGAGTTTCGATATGAAGGAAAGCCAATTCCAGCGCTACAAAGTCTTGATCAGACAGGGAGTGTTATTTATATTAGTACCTTCTCAAAATCTATCTCACCGACAATTCGAATCGCGTATGCCGTTTTACCTGAAAGTTTAATTGTGCGTTATCGTCAAAAAACAAATATTGAAGGCGGAACTGTACCCCGTCATACACAATATATGGTAAGTCGCTTTATGGAAACCGACCAGTTCGAACGCCATCTCAATCGTATGCGTAAAATATACCGACAAAAACGCGATATCTTATTGGCACAATTACAAGCTCATCCGGATTTATTTCAAATCTCAGGTGAGCAAACAGGAATGCATTTTGTGATTCAAATTGTTAACGGACTAACAGAATCAGAGTGTATCTCACGATTTAAACAATTTGATATTCAAATACGCCCTATTTCTGATTATCTCTTTAAATATCACTATCAGCAATCACCTGCCTTCGTTTTAGGGTTTGGTGGTATCCCTTTAGAACAACTTGAAAACCATGCACAACAACTCGTTCGAAGTTTACAATAG
- the lysS gene encoding lysine--tRNA ligase: protein MTEEMNDQMQVRRQKLQELYDLGIDPFGEKFERTSNAATLKIDWDQFSKEELSEQEGESQTVIAGRLMTKRGKGKAGFAHIKDLSGQIQIYVRKDQVGEEQFDIWKSADLGDIVGIEGVMFKTNTGELSVKAKSFKLLSKALRPLPDKHHGLQDIEQRYRQRYLDLITNEESAETFINRSRILQEMRQYLNEQGFLEVETPMMHQIAGGAAARPFVTHHNALDATLYMRIAIELHLKRLIVGGLEKVYEIGRVFRNEGVSTRHNPEFTMIELYEAYADYEDIMNLTESLVAHVARKVLGTTTVQYGDQEINLEPKWRRLHIVDAVKEATGVDFFQVQSDEEAHALAKEHGIEVDKNMKYGHILNEFFEQKVEETLIQPTFIYGHPIEISPLAKKNPKDPRFTDRFELFIVGREHANAFTELNDPIDQRERFEAQLVEKEQGNDEAHEMDEDFIEALEYGMPPTGGLGIGIDRLVMLLTNSPSIRDVLLFPYMRQK, encoded by the coding sequence ATGACAGAAGAAATGAATGACCAGATGCAGGTGCGTCGTCAAAAACTACAAGAATTATACGATTTAGGTATCGATCCATTTGGTGAGAAGTTTGAACGTACAAGCAATGCGGCGACCTTAAAAATTGATTGGGATCAATTTTCAAAAGAAGAGCTTTCAGAGCAAGAAGGGGAAAGTCAAACTGTCATTGCAGGTCGTTTGATGACTAAAAGAGGAAAAGGTAAAGCAGGATTTGCGCATATCAAAGACCTTTCAGGGCAAATTCAAATTTATGTAAGAAAAGATCAAGTCGGAGAAGAACAATTTGATATTTGGAAAAGTGCAGACTTAGGTGACATTGTAGGTATTGAAGGTGTTATGTTTAAGACCAATACAGGTGAGTTATCTGTTAAAGCGAAATCATTCAAACTACTTTCAAAAGCATTGCGCCCTTTACCGGATAAACACCATGGCTTACAAGATATAGAGCAACGTTATCGTCAAAGATACCTTGATCTAATTACGAATGAAGAAAGCGCAGAAACATTTATTAACCGTAGCCGCATCTTACAAGAGATGCGTCAATATTTAAACGAACAAGGCTTTTTAGAAGTTGAGACGCCAATGATGCATCAAATTGCTGGTGGTGCTGCTGCACGTCCATTTGTGACACACCATAATGCATTAGATGCAACACTCTATATGCGTATCGCTATTGAATTACACCTTAAACGTTTAATTGTAGGCGGATTAGAAAAAGTATATGAAATCGGTCGTGTATTCCGTAATGAAGGTGTATCGACACGCCACAACCCTGAATTTACGATGATTGAATTATATGAAGCATATGCAGACTATGAAGACATTATGAATTTAACAGAATCGTTAGTTGCACATGTAGCACGTAAAGTTTTAGGAACTACAACTGTGCAATACGGTGATCAAGAAATTAATTTAGAACCGAAATGGCGTCGTTTACATATCGTAGACGCTGTCAAAGAAGCAACAGGTGTTGATTTCTTCCAAGTACAATCTGATGAAGAAGCACATGCTCTTGCAAAAGAACATGGTATTGAAGTCGATAAAAATATGAAGTATGGTCATATTTTGAATGAATTTTTTGAGCAAAAAGTAGAAGAAACATTAATTCAACCTACATTTATATATGGTCATCCAATTGAAATATCACCATTAGCAAAGAAAAACCCTAAAGATCCGCGCTTTACTGATCGATTTGAGCTCTTTATCGTTGGTCGAGAACATGCTAATGCTTTTACTGAACTTAACGACCCAATTGATCAACGTGAGCGATTTGAAGCACAACTAGTTGAAAAAGAACAAGGCAATGATGAGGCACATGAAATGGATGAAGATTTCATTGAAGCACTAGAATATGGTATGCCTCCAACAGGTGGATTAGGTATCGGTATTGATCGTCTTGTTATGTTATTAACAAACTCACCGTCAATTCGAGATGTACTCTTATTCCCTTATATGCGCCAAAAATAA
- the pdxT gene encoding pyridoxal 5'-phosphate synthase glutaminase subunit PdxT — protein sequence MKIGVLALQGAVREHIRHIEESGHEGVYIKKIEQLEEIDGLIIPGGESTTLRRLMDLYGFKKALQQSDLPMFGTCAGLIVLAKDIVGEEGYLQKLDITVERNSFGRQVDSFEADLNIKGIQQSVEGVFIRAPHIQSVEPAVEVLGEIDGKIIAVRQDQYLGVSFHPELTDDYSIINYFIHNVVAPSKK from the coding sequence ATGAAGATAGGTGTACTAGCATTACAAGGTGCTGTTCGTGAACATATTAGACATATCGAAGAAAGTGGTCACGAAGGCGTTTATATTAAAAAGATTGAACAACTTGAGGAAATTGATGGATTAATCATTCCTGGTGGTGAATCGACAACATTACGTCGATTAATGGATTTATATGGATTTAAAAAGGCACTTCAGCAATCTGATTTACCGATGTTTGGCACATGTGCAGGTTTAATAGTGCTTGCGAAGGATATTGTAGGCGAAGAAGGATATCTTCAAAAGTTAGATATTACAGTGGAACGTAATTCATTTGGGCGCCAAGTGGATAGTTTCGAAGCAGATTTAAACATTAAAGGTATTCAGCAATCTGTCGAAGGTGTATTTATACGCGCACCACACATTCAATCTGTTGAACCTGCTGTTGAGGTACTAGGCGAAATTGATGGAAAAATCATCGCTGTTCGTCAAGACCAATATTTAGGTGTTTCTTTTCATCCCGAATTAACAGATGACTACAGTATCATTAATTATTTTATTCACAACGTGGTTGCACCTTCAAAAAAATGA
- a CDS encoding NupC/NupG family nucleoside CNT transporter: protein MHILIGIIGIIFFLALALAASSDKKNVRWKYIGIMLVIQLVLAYFLLKTTIGIKIVGGIATGFGYLLKQAAVGVDFVFGGMVNEGAMSFFLSVLLPIVFISALIGILQYLRILPLIINVLGFLISKINGMGRLESYNAVASAILGQSEVFISLKKQLPYIPKHRLYTLTASAMSTVSASIIGAYFTLVEPKYVVTAVVLNLFGGFIIASIINPYKVNEEDDKLLISEDKKRQSFFEMLGEYILDGFKVAVIVGAMLIGYIALIALLNGLVGGLFNLASGGAINWNFQTLIGFVFAPLAFLTGIPWSDAVDAGSIMATKLLSNEFVAMTELGKVDGLSERAMGVVSVFLVSFANFSSIGIISGAIKSLNDEKGDIVARFGIKLLFGATLVSFISATIAGFFL from the coding sequence ATGCATATTTTAATTGGGATTATTGGAATTATCTTCTTCTTAGCACTTGCATTAGCCGCAAGTTCTGATAAGAAAAATGTACGTTGGAAATATATTGGCATTATGCTTGTAATCCAACTTGTGCTGGCTTACTTCCTACTAAAAACAACAATTGGGATTAAGATTGTAGGAGGCATTGCCACAGGTTTTGGTTATTTATTAAAACAAGCCGCAGTAGGTGTTGATTTTGTTTTTGGGGGAATGGTTAACGAAGGTGCTATGTCTTTCTTCTTAAGTGTATTATTACCTATCGTTTTCATTTCAGCTTTAATCGGGATTTTACAATACTTAAGAATTTTACCGTTAATCATCAATGTACTAGGCTTTTTAATTTCTAAAATTAATGGTATGGGGCGCTTAGAGTCTTACAATGCCGTAGCTTCTGCCATTTTAGGACAATCTGAAGTATTTATTTCATTAAAAAAACAATTACCTTACATACCGAAGCATCGTCTGTACACATTAACTGCTTCAGCAATGTCAACGGTATCGGCATCAATTATTGGTGCTTACTTTACACTAGTAGAACCAAAATATGTTGTAACAGCAGTGGTACTTAACTTATTCGGCGGTTTTATCATCGCTTCAATTATCAATCCATACAAAGTAAATGAAGAAGACGATAAGCTTTTGATCTCAGAAGATAAAAAAAGACAATCTTTCTTTGAAATGCTTGGGGAGTATATACTTGATGGTTTTAAAGTCGCTGTAATCGTCGGTGCAATGCTTATCGGATACATCGCATTAATTGCGCTATTAAACGGTCTTGTAGGTGGATTATTTAATTTAGCATCTGGTGGTGCTATTAATTGGAACTTCCAAACACTCATCGGATTTGTTTTTGCGCCTCTTGCCTTTTTAACAGGTATTCCGTGGAGTGACGCAGTAGATGCCGGTTCAATTATGGCTACAAAACTATTATCAAATGAGTTTGTTGCAATGACTGAACTTGGCAAAGTAGATGGTTTATCCGAACGTGCAATGGGTGTCGTTTCAGTTTTCTTAGTCTCATTTGCAAACTTTAGTTCAATTGGGATTATCTCAGGTGCCATTAAATCATTAAACGATGAAAAAGGTGACATTGTTGCCCGCTTTGGCATTAAATTGTTATTCGGTGCAACACTTGTTTCATTTATTTCTGCAACAATCGCTGGCTTTTTCTTATAA
- the folK gene encoding 2-amino-4-hydroxy-6-hydroxymethyldihydropteridine diphosphokinase — translation MVDAYLSLGSNIGERETQLQLAIEQLNMTPGIRVKRVSPIYETKPVGYVDQPDFLNLCVSIETNLPPFQLLQACLEIETRLHRVRKERWGPRTIDIDILLYGKSIIEDEHLSIPHPRMSERAFVMIPLNDIASDVIEPRSNKLIRTLVQPDDSVVKYK, via the coding sequence ATGGTAGATGCATATCTAAGTTTAGGGAGTAATATAGGCGAACGTGAAACACAACTTCAATTAGCTATAGAACAATTGAACATGACACCAGGCATTAGGGTTAAGCGTGTCTCACCAATATATGAAACAAAACCTGTCGGATATGTAGATCAACCTGATTTTTTGAACTTATGTGTATCTATTGAAACCAACCTACCACCATTTCAATTGCTTCAAGCGTGTTTAGAAATTGAAACGCGTTTGCACCGTGTTCGGAAAGAAAGGTGGGGGCCGAGGACAATAGATATCGATATTTTGTTATATGGCAAGTCGATTATTGAAGATGAGCACTTGTCAATCCCTCACCCTCGCATGTCTGAGCGTGCTTTTGTTATGATACCTTTAAACGACATTGCATCAGATGTGATAGAACCACGCTCAAACAAATTGATTCGTACATTAGTACAGCCTGATGATTCTGTAGTAAAGTATAAATGA
- the pdxS gene encoding pyridoxal 5'-phosphate synthase lyase subunit PdxS: MSKQVGSDRVKRGMAEMQKGGVIMDVVNAEQAKIAEEAGAVAVMALERVPSDIRKAGGVARACSPKIVEEVMNAVSIPVMAKCRIGHITEARVLEAMGVDYIDESEVLTPADEVFHLKKSDYTVPFVCGCRNLGEAARRIGEGAAMLRTKGEPGTGNIVEAVRHIRQVNQEVNRITVMSDDELMTEAKNLGAPYDILKDIKKHGRLPVVNFAAGGVATPQDAALMMELGADGVFVGSGIFKSEDPETFAKAIVQATTHYQDYEFIGKLAKELGTAMKGLDINQLSLEERMQERGW; this comes from the coding sequence ATGTCAAAACAAGTTGGATCAGATCGTGTCAAAAGAGGAATGGCAGAAATGCAAAAAGGCGGCGTAATTATGGATGTCGTCAATGCAGAGCAAGCTAAAATCGCTGAAGAAGCAGGAGCGGTTGCAGTCATGGCTTTAGAACGTGTACCCTCAGATATCCGTAAAGCTGGAGGAGTAGCACGTGCATGTAGTCCTAAAATTGTAGAAGAAGTCATGAACGCCGTATCTATTCCAGTCATGGCGAAATGTCGTATAGGTCATATTACAGAAGCAAGAGTATTAGAGGCAATGGGTGTGGACTATATCGATGAATCAGAAGTATTAACACCAGCGGATGAAGTGTTTCATTTGAAAAAAAGTGACTACACTGTTCCATTCGTATGTGGTTGCCGTAATTTAGGTGAAGCGGCGCGTCGTATTGGAGAAGGTGCAGCAATGTTACGTACGAAAGGTGAACCTGGTACTGGAAATATTGTTGAGGCTGTTCGTCATATTCGTCAAGTGAATCAGGAAGTGAATCGTATTACTGTCATGAGTGATGATGAATTAATGACAGAGGCGAAAAACTTAGGTGCGCCGTATGATATTTTAAAAGATATTAAAAAGCATGGTCGTTTGCCAGTGGTTAACTTTGCAGCAGGTGGTGTTGCGACACCTCAAGATGCAGCTTTAATGATGGAATTAGGTGCGGATGGCGTCTTTGTAGGATCAGGTATTTTTAAATCAGAAGATCCAGAAACATTTGCAAAAGCAATAGTACAAGCGACAACACACTATCAAGATTATGAGTTTATTGGTAAGCTCGCTAAAGAATTAGGAACAGCGATGAAAGGATTAGATATTAATCAACTTTCTTTAGAAGAACGTATGCAAGAGCGTGGTTGGTAA